In the Blochmannia endosymbiont of Camponotus sp. genome, ACCCTTGCCATAAACGGTTTCTCATTTTTTTTAAATAAATCATTTCTGTTGTCATAGTTTCTTTAGCTAAACGATACGCTTCGGCCATTCCGACAATTTGATGCACTGGTAATGTTCCGGAACGTATACCGAACTCATGTCCTCCACCATGCATTTGAGCGATAATATTAATTTTTGGATTCCTATCTCGTCGTACATATAAGCCACCAATACCTTTTGGGCCGTATAATTTATGTCCATTGAAAGACATTAAATCTACCGGTAATATAGATAAATCAATGTGTAATTTACCGACGCTTTGTGTTGCATCTACATGAAATATTATGTCGTTTAGACGACATAATTTACCAATTTTTGTGATATCTTGAATGATCCCGATCTCGTTATTCACATGCATAATAGATAATAAGATTGTATCATCACGTAGAGCATTACTGATTTGATTAAAATTAATTAATCCATTGGGTTGTGGAATTACGCGAGTAATTTTAAATCCTTTATTTTCAAGATATTGGCAGGTATCTAAGACTGATTTATGTTCTGTCATACTTGTAATAATATGTTTACCTTTTTTATGATAAGCTTGAGCTATTCCTTTAATAGCTAAATTTACTGATTCGGTAGCTCCTGAAGTAAAAATTATTTCATTTGATTCAGCTCCTATTAATCGAGCAATTTGTTTACGAGCTATATCTACGGCTTCTTCAGCTTTCCATCCATAATAATGAGAACGAGAAGACGGGTTACCAAATATGCCGTCTAGGGTAAAATATTGTGTCATTTTTTCTACTACTCTTGGATCTACTGGAGTAGTAGCAGCATAATCAAAATATATTGGCAGCTTCATCTAACAATACTCCAAAAATTAAAAATTTATTCTGATGTAGAAAATAAAATTATAGCAATTATTGCTATCTATATACTAGATTAGTTAAATATTACAAATATATATTCATTTTTGTTTGGACGTGTATTTTGTGTTAGAACGTTATTCTATATGAAATTATTATTCATTACTATATAAAGCAACAAAACCTGTTTTTATTTTTTATTTTGTAAGTGACTTAATTTAGATATATGTATCATATTGCGCCAATACTATTAATAATTTGAATTAATTGATTTCAAAGATGCTATTTTTAATAAAAAATCACAAATATTGCGCTAAATATTTAGAAAAACATTTAGATAAAAAATAAATGATTAAAGTATTTATTGTTTTAAATAATATTAAAATTAATTGTTTAAAAACTAATACTGTTAGTGAAAACAACAAGTTTTGTTTTAATGATAAAAAATATAAATGATTGTATATCAATATACATATTATATGTATATGCTGTTATTGGGATATTGTCGTGAAAGATTGAATTTTAGCTAAGTTAAACAACATAACAATTAAAGATATATATAACTACATATTTAAAATGAAATAAATATTCTTATTTTTAAATTTTAAAGATTTTTAATGATTATATATTTAAAATGTATTGTGTAATGAACATTTAATATAACATTTGTACTGTTTGAGAAACATAGTTCAATAAATACGCGATGTAGTATGATGTGTATCATACTTTATTTTTAATTTATGATGAATTACTGGATGAATAATTTATGCATCCGATGCTGAATGTCGCTATTCAAGCTATAAGAAAAGCGGGAGATTTTGTTGTTAAACAATATGAGTTTGTCAATAAAAACAGTATACGTTCAAATTATATAAATGATTTGATTTGTAAAATAAATGAAAAATCATATTCTATTATAGCGACAATTATTCGAAGATTTTATCCACTACATACTATTGTGACTACATGTCATGATTATAACATTAGTGATAATATATATTGCAAAGAGAATATTCGTTGGATAATTGGATCTATAGATAATGATATTAATTTTATTAAGCAGTTTCCTTTTTTTGCTTTATCTATTTCTGTCTTTTTTAAAGAACATATTGAGATAGGAGTGATATATGATCCTATTCATAATGAGTTGTTTAGCGCTTGTCGTGGAAAAGGAGCCCAGCTTAATGGTTATCGAATGCGTGTAGGTACCGCTAAGAATTTAAACGGGGCTATTGTTGCTATATCTTGTGTTTATGAAAAACAACATGTGGTTATTA is a window encoding:
- a CDS encoding IscS subfamily cysteine desulfurase: MKLPIYFDYAATTPVDPRVVEKMTQYFTLDGIFGNPSSRSHYYGWKAEEAVDIARKQIARLIGAESNEIIFTSGATESVNLAIKGIAQAYHKKGKHIITSMTEHKSVLDTCQYLENKGFKITRVIPQPNGLINFNQISNALRDDTILLSIMHVNNEIGIIQDITKIGKLCRLNDIIFHVDATQSVGKLHIDLSILPVDLMSFNGHKLYGPKGIGGLYVRRDRNPKINIIAQMHGGGHEFGIRSGTLPVHQIVGMAEAYRLAKETMTTEMIYLKKMRNRLWQGLQQIEGVLINGDLDHSIGTLLNISFSHIDGETLMIALKDFALSSGSACASGTLNPSHVLQALGRNNELAYNSIRFSLGRFTTEEEIEYAIHHIVATVVKLNAMINLL
- a CDS encoding inositol monophosphatase family protein, whose protein sequence is MHPMLNVAIQAIRKAGDFVVKQYEFVNKNSIRSNYINDLICKINEKSYSIIATIIRRFYPLHTIVTTCHDYNISDNIYCKENIRWIIGSIDNDINFIKQFPFFALSISVFFKEHIEIGVIYDPIHNELFSACRGKGAQLNGYRMRVGTAKNLNGAIVAISCVYEKQHVVINFLNKFNNKYIHFRYTGATILDLAYVAVGRVDGCVAIFLKNINNNKLASGALMIRESGGLIVDFTGSDNDLLFGNIIAGNTKIIRTILPMIQSSGIDD